The proteins below are encoded in one region of Brassica napus cultivar Da-Ae chromosome A6, Da-Ae, whole genome shotgun sequence:
- the LOC106350724 gene encoding LOW QUALITY PROTEIN: DNA (cytosine-5)-methyltransferase 1-like (The sequence of the model RefSeq protein was modified relative to this genomic sequence to represent the inferred CDS: substituted 2 bases at 2 genomic stop codons), whose amino-acid sequence MHDCRYQLGKPSTQYPPWREPTLKTARVAKSIISLLVKQARMARLSFRDVIKKVSEFQKNDNEAYISSDPSAVERYLVLHGQVILQIFAKHPIKELKKCAFITGLASKMEEIHHTKWAIKKRRKILPTKPKNKILPKKPKSKLRIGKGYVASKRSAMQATKTHLVDRIWGQYYSEYGAIGAENGKEKVQEERKNEEEDDVEEPSVLETRWEGDILGRTSAGEPLYQQALVGGEVVAVGGAVLLEVNETSVIYFVEYMFESSDHCKMLHGRHLERGSETVLGNTANERELFLTNACMTVQLKDIKGTVSFEIRSRPWGHQYRKENNAADKLDRARAEERKAQHLPAEYFCKCLYSPVRGGFFSLQPNDISSGTGSCSSCKMREDKNERSKPKLNATMTGFVFNGVDYCMEDYAYVNPKFIYKPKKDKKFERNVDLKSFVVCQLLEVVLPKVSSLNGLFEVIVRRFYRPEDTPLEKAYSSNIQEVYYSEDVHILPPGAFEGKCEVRKKHDMPLRNDYLTLDNIFFFEVLLXTVLXQMPVHIKPKFSTIKDDTLLRKQKGKGIEGETDYDELPKEMRLATLDIFSGCGGLSKGLEQSGVSETKWAIEYEEPAGQAFKQNHPESTVFVNNCNVILRAIMEKCGDKDECLSTTEANELAAKLDEEQKLALPLPGQVDFISGGPPCQGFSGMNRFQEGSWSKVQREMILAFLSFAEYFRPRYFLLENVRNFVSFNGGQTFKLTLASLLEMGYQVRFGVLEAGAYGVAQSRKRAFIWAAAPGEVLPEWPEPMHVFGTPELKIKLSKRSHYAAVRSTQYGAPFRSITVRDTINDLPPIKNGESETNREYGADPVSWFQKKIRGDMLVLTDHICKEMDETNLIRCENIPKTPGADWRDLKNLKKKKIKLSSGKMVDMIPAWLRNKAKTHNGWKGLFGRLDMEGSFATSITDPRPMGMVGMCFHPEQDRIISVRECARSQGFPDSYKFVGGILDKHRQIGNAVPPPLAFALGRKLKEAVLLKKPPLQQKP is encoded by the exons ATGCATGATTGCAGGTATCAACTTGGGAAACCATCAACGCAATACCCCCCTTGGCGTGAACCTACTCTGAAAACAGCAAGGGTTGCGAAAAGCATTATTTCCTTGCTGGTGAAGCAAGCAAGAATGGCTAGGCTTTCATTTCGAGATGTCATCAAAAAAGTTTCCGAGTTCCAAAAGAACGATAATGAAGCTTACATTTCTTCTGATCCCTCAGCTGTGGAGAGATATTTGGTCCTCCATGGGCAAGTTATTTTGCAGATTTTTGCAAAACACCCTATAAAGGAACTCAAAAAGTGTGCATTTATTACTGGTCTTGCAAGTAAAATGGAGGAAATACACCACACAAAATGGGCaatcaagaagaggaggaaaataTTGCCAACGAAACCCAAGAATAAAATAttgccaaagaaaccgaagAGCAAACTAAGGATAGGTAAGGGATATGTGGCATCCAAGAGGAGTGCTATGCAAGCAACAAAAACTCACCTGGTTGATAGAATTTGGGGACAGTATTACTCAGAATATGGGGCCATTGGTGCAGAAAATGGCAAGGAAAAGGTTCAAGAGGAgagaaaaaatgaagaagaagatgatgtagAGGAACCTTCGGTCCTGGAAACAAGATGGGAAGGTGATATTCTAGGAAGAACATCTGCTGGTGAGCCTCTTTATCAACAAGCCCTCGTTGGAGGAGAGGTAGTGGCTGTAGGTGGTGCTGTCCTCTTGGAAGTCAATGAAACTTCGGTCATCTACTTTGTGGAGTACATGTTCGAAAGTTCAGATCACTGCAAAATGCTACATGGAAGACACCTAGAAAGAGGATCCGAGACTGTTCTAGGGAACACTGCTAACGAGAGGGAACTATTCCTGACCAATGCATGCATGACTGTTCAGCTTAAGGACATAAAAGGAACAGTCAGTTTCGAGATTCGATCAAGGCCATGGGGACATCAGTATAGGAAAGAGAACAACGCTGCTGATAAGCTTGACCGAGCAAGAGCAGAAGAGAGAAAAGCACAACACTTGCCGGCTGAATATTTCTGCAAATGCTTATATTCACCTGTGAGAGGGGGTTTCTTTAGTCTTCAACCCAACGACATAAGTAGCGGTACAGGATCTTGCAGTTCCTGTAAGATGAGGGAGGATAAAAATGAACGGTCAAAACCGAAGCTGAATGCAACAATGACCGGTTTTGTCTTCAACGGGGTTGACTATTGCATGGAGGATTATGCATATGTCAAccctaaatttatatataaaccgAAAAAGGATAAGAAGTTTGAGAGGAACGTTGATTTAAAATCCTTCGTTGTGTGTCAACTACTTGAAGTAGTTCTCCCAAAGGTATCGTCATTAAATGGTTTATTTGAGGTTATAGTGAGAAGATTTTATAGGCCTGAAGATACACCTTTAGAGAAGGCATATTCTTCAAACATCCAAGAA GTGTATTACAGTGAGGACGTACATATTCTCCCTCCAGGGGCTTTTGAAGGCAAATGTGAAGTAAGGAAGAAACATGATATGCCCTTACGCAATGATTATCTAACATTAGACAATATCTTCTTTT TTGAAGTGTTACTATAAACTGTCTTGTAACAGATGCCTGTCCATATCAAACCGAAGTTCTCTACCATTAAAGACGACACACTTCTCAGAAAGCAAAAGGGGAAGGGAATAGAGGGTGAAACTGATTATGATGAGTTACCTAAAGAGATGCGTCTGGCTACACTTGATATCTTTTCCGGTTGTGGTGGCCTGTCTAAGGGACTGGAACAGTCAG GTGTATCTGAAACAAAGTGGGCTATTGAGTATGAAGAGCCAGCAGGGCAGGCTTTCAAACAAAACCATCCTGAGTCAACGGTTTTTGTTAACAACTGCAATGTGATTCTTAG GGCTATAATGGAAAAATGTGGAGATAAAGATGAGTGTCTCTCTACTACAGAGGCAAATGAACTTGCAGCTAAACTTGATGAAGAACAGAAGCTTGCTCTGCCACTGCCTGGTCAAGTGGATTTCATCAGCGGAGGACCTCCATgccaa GGATTCTCTGGTATGAACAGGTTCCAGGAAGGCTCATGGAGTAAAGTTCAGCGTGAAATGATACTAGCATTCTTGTCCTTTGCTGAGTATTTCCGGCCAAGGTATTTTCTTCTGGAGAACGTGAGGAACTTTGTGTCATTCAATGGAGGGCAGACATTTAAACTCACTCTGGCTTCTCTTCTTGAAATGGGTTACCAG GTGAGGTTTGGAGTGTTGGAGGCAGGTGCATATGGAGTTGCTCAATCTCGCAAAAGAGCTTTTATTTGGGCAGCTGCACCAGGAGAAGTTCTTCCAGAATGGCCTGAGCCTATGCATGTCTTTGGTACTCCAGagttgaaaataaaactatccAAAAGATCACACTATGCTGCTGTTCGTAGTACTCAATATGGTGCACCTTTCCGCTCAATCACAGTGAGAGACACCATTAACGATCTTCCACCTATAAAAAATGGTGAATCAGAGACCAACAGAGAG TATGGAGCTGATCCAGTCTCTTGGTTCCAAAAGAAGATAAGAGGAGACATGTTAGTTCTCACTGATCATATATGCAAAGAGATGGATGAAACAAACCTCATCCGGTGTGAAAATATACCAAAGACTCCAGGTGCTGATTGGCGTGACCTCAAaaacctcaaaaaaaaaaag ATTAAGTTATCAAGTGGGAAGATGGTAGATATGATTCCAGCCTGGCTGAGAAACAAAGCTAAGACTCACAACGGGTGGAAAGGACTCTTTGGGAGATTAGACATGGAAGGAAGCTTTGCAACTTCCATCACCGATCCTCGGCCAATGGGTATGGTTGGAATGTGCTTCCATCCTGAACAAGACAGGATTATTTCTGTCCGTGAATGCGCCCGATCTCag
- the LOC106350725 gene encoding agamous-like MADS-box protein AGL97, translated as MVKSGGGGTKRKIDKMEKIPKREYRATTFSKRCSGLYSKAAQLCLLADAQIAILATPPSSQSNVSFFSFGHSSVDAVVNAYLTGQRLAPVREEPMEEDIGVCMARKELGLELWWEKESLCESKDPRELMDAVKAMERMLSKLRSGDFVSDEEDLIKSSEIMAKSDVVLHQGTQEPDETLDIQAVCCVPGDDLPHEGFDKITEVQDQILALCATDNNINGLSGSGLDVYSQEVDIDELIDWTTFESSVFDDGVLDSTQEHQGSLLMNFEAAAHDVSTNPNPPMSVSEGVEEEALVFQNKAANDVSTMNPDDLIYDFEGVVEEEGFVFQNSVLDEDNLQFRDYFN; from the coding sequence ATGGTGAAAAGCGGAGGAGGAGGCACTAAGAGAAAGATCGATAAGATGGAAAAGATCCCGAAGAGAGAGTATCGCGCGACTACTTTCTCCAAACGTTGTTCCGGACTTTACAGCAAAGCCGCGCAGCTCTGTCTTCTCGCCGACGCACAGATAGCAATCTTGGCGACTCCTCCTTCTTCGCAGTCCAAcgtctctttcttctcctttGGTCACTCTTCCGTGGATGCCGTCGTGAATGCTTATCTCACGGGACAGCGTCTTGCTCCTGTTAGGGAAGAGCCGATGGAAGAGGACATTGGTGTATGTATGGCTCGTAAGGAactagggttagagttgtggTGGGAGAAGGAGAGTCTTTGTGAATCAAAGGATCCTCGAGAGTTGATGGACGCTGTCAAGGCCATGGAGAGGATGTTGAGTAAACTGCGTTCTGGAGACTTTGTTAGTGATGAAGAAGACCTGATCAAGAGCAGCGAGATCATGGCGAAGAGCGACGTCGTTTTACACCAAGGAACTCAAGAACCGGATGAAACCCTAGATATCCAAGCAGTTTGTTGCGTCCCTGGTGATGATTTACCTCATGAGGGTTTTGACAAGATCACTGAAGTGCAAGATCAGATACTCGCTTTATGTGCCACGGACAACAACATAAACGGTTTAAGTGGATCAGGCTTGGATGTGTACAGTCAAGAGGTGGATATTGATGAACTGATAGATTGGACGACTTTTGAAAGTTCAGTATTCGATGATGGTGTCTTGGATAGCACTCAAGAGCATCAGGGGAGTCTTTTGATGAACTTCGAAGCTGCTGCTCATGATGTCTCCACGAACCCAAATCCTCCCATGTCTGTCTCTGAAGGTGTTGAAGAGGAAGCTTTGGTGTTTCAGAACAAAGCTGCTAATGATGTCTCCACGATGAATCCAGATGATCTTATCTATGATTTTGAAGGTGTAGTTGAAGAGGAAGGCTTTGTGTTTCAGAACAGTGTTTTGGATGAAGATAATCTCCAGTTCAGAGATTATTTCAACTAG
- the LOC106348799 gene encoding peptide-N(4)-(N-acetyl-beta-glucosaminyl)asparagine amidase isoform X2, with the protein MVARKFVILHDDSSFEIDYNTEDGLEVLQYQIFSVTFVPPDEQKIVAEDDDRVLSEETDLASISEKLRLLSIGGSSEEEKKSEETSGENEQSNAEMVRSDEEFARMLQAEEEAMMLQQFVAQQDNGEFERRIRPYVTQVLMYEDPVRQEAARKTVPKDELEEKALVSLAKEGNFEPSKEEINYAFLLQLLFWFKRSFSWVNEPSCDYCGNKTIGQGMGTPLTSELAYGANRVELYRCTSCPTITRFPRYNDPLKLVETKRGRCGEWANCFTLYCRTFGYDSRLILDLTDHVWTECFSHSLGRWIHLDPCEGVFDKPMLYEKGWGKKLNYVIAISKDGVCDVTRRYTKKWNEVLSRRTLTTESSLQGVLRTLTRERRATSRLLAALELRDRNEEEELERNLHSPDDASVSLPGRQSGDKEWRIQRSEFGSDGITSSSCSVRTCVDEHVTNVLVELKNASFKTRKARLTLDSEQFLPALESFLLALSLKREKDTDGNSLTVGLAGNPTKTALALPVALDALKELVTDLSKRQNLSKDSLSFPFLKQNRVCSGSVLASGEELPSGVATAAFDGIQESKWEEPNGAKGCWIMYKTLYNQVQELTAYEIMSANDAPERDPKDWVLEGSNDGGSTWHVIDKQTSQVFEERFQRKSYKITSPGLQANLFRFRFLCVRDVNSTSRLQLGSIDLYKSHH; encoded by the exons ATGGTTGCTCGAAAGTTCGTCATCCTCCACGATGATTCGAGCTTTGAAATTGATTACAACACAGAAGATGGCCTTgag GTTCTACAGTATCAGATTTTCTCCGTCACTTTTGTTCCTCCTGATGAGCAAAAG ATCGTAGCGGAAGATGATGATCGAGTGTTGTCTGAAGAGACTGACCTCGCTTCTATATCCGAGAAGCTTCGACTGCTCTCAATCGGAGGAAGCTctgaggaggagaagaagtCAGAAGAAACCTCTGGTGAGAACGAGCAATCTAACGCGGAGATGGTGAGATCGGACGAAGAGTTTGCACGGATGTTGCAG GCGGAAGAAGAGGCGATGATGCTTCAACAGTTTGTTGCTCAACAAGACAACGGCGAATTCGAGAGGAGAATAAGGCCTTATGTCACCCAAGTCCTCATG TATGAAGATCCAGTTCGTCAAGAAGCTGCTCGAAAGACTGTTCCTAAAGACGAGCTTGAGGAGAAAGCTTTGGTTTCTTTAGCCAAG GAGGGGAATTTCGAGCCATCGAAAGAGGAAATAAACTATGCTTTCCTGCTTCAGCTGCTTTTCTGGTTCAAAAGATCCTTCAG TTGGGTAAATGAACCTTCGTGTGACTATTGCGGTAACAAAACCATAGGCCAGGGGATGGGAACCCCACTCACCTCTGAGCTAGCGTATGGAGCAAATCGAGTTGAACTATATCG ATGTACCTCGTGTCCAACGATAACTCGGTTCCCTCGGTACAATGATCCGCTAAAG CTTGTAGAAACAAAGAGAGGCCGTTGCGGGGAGTGGGCCAACTGCTTTACCCTCTACTGCCGCACGTTTGGCTATGATTCTCGTTTG ATTTTAGACTTGACTGATCATGTCTGGACTGAATGCTTCTCTCACTCATTGGGAAG ATGGATCCATCTTGACCCTTGTGAAGGAGTGTTTGACAAACCCATGCTATATGAGAAAGG ATGGGGTAAAAAATTGAACTATGTTATCGCCATTTCCAAGGACGGGGTGTGTGATGTCACTAGGCGATATACAAAGAAATGGAATGAG GTTTTGTCTAGACGAACTCTCACGACCGAATCATCTCTGCAAGGTGTTCTTCGAACCCTGACACGTGAAAGGAGAGCTACGTCCCGGCTTTTAGCTGCGCTTGAACTCCGAGACAGAAACGAGGAGGAAGAGCTCGAGAGAAACCTCCATTCCCCAGATGATGCATCTGTTTCTTTACCCGGAAGGCAAAGCGGGGACAAGGAATGGCGCATTCAGAGATCAGAGTTTGGTTCAGACGGAATCACCTCTTCGTCTTGCTCAGTTCGCACGTGCGTTGATGAACATGTGACCAAC GTCCTAGTGGAGCTGAAGAATGCGTCTTTTAAAACGAGGAAGGCTCGCTTGACTTTAGATTCAGAACAGTTTCTGCCAGCACTGGAAAGTTTTCTTCTCGCTCTTTCtttgaagagagagaaagatacaGACGGTAATAGTCTCACAGTAGGCTTGGCGGGTAACCCCACAAAGACGGCTTTAGCATTGCCGGTTGCATTGGACGCTTTGAAGGAACTGGTCACTGACCTCAGCAAACGCCAGAACTTGAGCAAAGATTCACTGTCGTTTCCGTTTCTGAAACAGAACAGGGTGTGTTCTGGTTCTGTCCTCGCAAGTGGTGAAGAGCTTCCTTCTGGCGTT GCAACCGCGGCTTTTGATGGAATCCAAGAGTCAAAATGGGAGGAACCAAATGGTGCAAAAG GGTGTTGGATCATGTACAAAACACTCTACAACCAAGTGCAAGAACTCACAGCATACGAGATCATGTCTGCAAATGATGCCCCAGAGAGAGACCCTAAAGATTG GGTGCTTGAAGGAAGTAACGACGGTGGATCGACATGGCATGTTATAGACAAGCAGACTAGCCAGGTGTTCGAGGAGCGGTTCCAACGCAAATCCTACAAAATAACATCACCAGGACTCCAAGCAAATCTCTTCAG GTTCCGGTTCTTGTGTGTACGAGACGTGAATTCAACCTCCAGACTACAGCTAGGGAGCATCGATCTGTACAAGAGCCAccattaa
- the LOC106348799 gene encoding peptide-N(4)-(N-acetyl-beta-glucosaminyl)asparagine amidase isoform X1, whose product MVARKFVILHDDSSFEIDYNTEDGLEVLQYQIFSVTFVPPDEQKIVAEDDDRVLSEETDLASISEKLRLLSIGGSSEEEKKSEETSGENEQSNAEMVRSDEEFARMLQAEEEAMMLQQFVAQQDNGEFERRIRPYVTQVLMYEDPVRQEAARKTVPKDELEEKALVSLAKEGNFEPSKEEINYAFLLQLLFWFKRSFSWVNEPSCDYCGNKTIGQGMGTPLTSELAYGANRVELYRCTSCPTITRFPRYNDPLKLVETKRGRCGEWANCFTLYCRTFGYDSRLILDLTDHVWTECFSHSLGRWIHLDPCEGVFDKPMLYEKGWGKKLNYVIAISKDGVCDVTRRYTKKWNEVLSRRTLTTESSLQGVLRTLTRERRATSRLLAALELRDRNEEEELERNLHSPDDASVSLPGRQSGDKEWRIQRSEFGSDGITSSSCSVRTCVDEHVTNVYDSFFPILALFVEDGLPVARAVEVLNVIKQVLVELKNASFKTRKARLTLDSEQFLPALESFLLALSLKREKDTDGNSLTVGLAGNPTKTALALPVALDALKELVTDLSKRQNLSKDSLSFPFLKQNRVCSGSVLASGEELPSGVATAAFDGIQESKWEEPNGAKGCWIMYKTLYNQVQELTAYEIMSANDAPERDPKDWVLEGSNDGGSTWHVIDKQTSQVFEERFQRKSYKITSPGLQANLFRFRFLCVRDVNSTSRLQLGSIDLYKSHH is encoded by the exons ATGGTTGCTCGAAAGTTCGTCATCCTCCACGATGATTCGAGCTTTGAAATTGATTACAACACAGAAGATGGCCTTgag GTTCTACAGTATCAGATTTTCTCCGTCACTTTTGTTCCTCCTGATGAGCAAAAG ATCGTAGCGGAAGATGATGATCGAGTGTTGTCTGAAGAGACTGACCTCGCTTCTATATCCGAGAAGCTTCGACTGCTCTCAATCGGAGGAAGCTctgaggaggagaagaagtCAGAAGAAACCTCTGGTGAGAACGAGCAATCTAACGCGGAGATGGTGAGATCGGACGAAGAGTTTGCACGGATGTTGCAG GCGGAAGAAGAGGCGATGATGCTTCAACAGTTTGTTGCTCAACAAGACAACGGCGAATTCGAGAGGAGAATAAGGCCTTATGTCACCCAAGTCCTCATG TATGAAGATCCAGTTCGTCAAGAAGCTGCTCGAAAGACTGTTCCTAAAGACGAGCTTGAGGAGAAAGCTTTGGTTTCTTTAGCCAAG GAGGGGAATTTCGAGCCATCGAAAGAGGAAATAAACTATGCTTTCCTGCTTCAGCTGCTTTTCTGGTTCAAAAGATCCTTCAG TTGGGTAAATGAACCTTCGTGTGACTATTGCGGTAACAAAACCATAGGCCAGGGGATGGGAACCCCACTCACCTCTGAGCTAGCGTATGGAGCAAATCGAGTTGAACTATATCG ATGTACCTCGTGTCCAACGATAACTCGGTTCCCTCGGTACAATGATCCGCTAAAG CTTGTAGAAACAAAGAGAGGCCGTTGCGGGGAGTGGGCCAACTGCTTTACCCTCTACTGCCGCACGTTTGGCTATGATTCTCGTTTG ATTTTAGACTTGACTGATCATGTCTGGACTGAATGCTTCTCTCACTCATTGGGAAG ATGGATCCATCTTGACCCTTGTGAAGGAGTGTTTGACAAACCCATGCTATATGAGAAAGG ATGGGGTAAAAAATTGAACTATGTTATCGCCATTTCCAAGGACGGGGTGTGTGATGTCACTAGGCGATATACAAAGAAATGGAATGAG GTTTTGTCTAGACGAACTCTCACGACCGAATCATCTCTGCAAGGTGTTCTTCGAACCCTGACACGTGAAAGGAGAGCTACGTCCCGGCTTTTAGCTGCGCTTGAACTCCGAGACAGAAACGAGGAGGAAGAGCTCGAGAGAAACCTCCATTCCCCAGATGATGCATCTGTTTCTTTACCCGGAAGGCAAAGCGGGGACAAGGAATGGCGCATTCAGAGATCAGAGTTTGGTTCAGACGGAATCACCTCTTCGTCTTGCTCAGTTCGCACGTGCGTTGATGAACATGTGACCAACGTATACGACTCGTTCTTCCCTATCCTGGCCCTGTTCGTTGAGGATGGTTTACCTGTAGCAAGAGCAGTTGAGGTGCTTAACGTGATCAAGCAAGTCCTAGTGGAGCTGAAGAATGCGTCTTTTAAAACGAGGAAGGCTCGCTTGACTTTAGATTCAGAACAGTTTCTGCCAGCACTGGAAAGTTTTCTTCTCGCTCTTTCtttgaagagagagaaagatacaGACGGTAATAGTCTCACAGTAGGCTTGGCGGGTAACCCCACAAAGACGGCTTTAGCATTGCCGGTTGCATTGGACGCTTTGAAGGAACTGGTCACTGACCTCAGCAAACGCCAGAACTTGAGCAAAGATTCACTGTCGTTTCCGTTTCTGAAACAGAACAGGGTGTGTTCTGGTTCTGTCCTCGCAAGTGGTGAAGAGCTTCCTTCTGGCGTT GCAACCGCGGCTTTTGATGGAATCCAAGAGTCAAAATGGGAGGAACCAAATGGTGCAAAAG GGTGTTGGATCATGTACAAAACACTCTACAACCAAGTGCAAGAACTCACAGCATACGAGATCATGTCTGCAAATGATGCCCCAGAGAGAGACCCTAAAGATTG GGTGCTTGAAGGAAGTAACGACGGTGGATCGACATGGCATGTTATAGACAAGCAGACTAGCCAGGTGTTCGAGGAGCGGTTCCAACGCAAATCCTACAAAATAACATCACCAGGACTCCAAGCAAATCTCTTCAG GTTCCGGTTCTTGTGTGTACGAGACGTGAATTCAACCTCCAGACTACAGCTAGGGAGCATCGATCTGTACAAGAGCCAccattaa
- the LOC106348800 gene encoding biogenesis of lysosome-related organelles complex 1 subunit 2 has translation MLLMGFGELRRELPVAPLFRQTKEEPFYSLSMADAQGDDLAESLQSLFTNISSMVKSELQGTNNQMDLLEKMNVRVAAEYDDLGDVAAGLRVFAEQMKLKSGGFDEFVGQMDAIEKQVSEFEAVVSVLDRYVSVLESNIRA, from the exons ATGCTCTTAATGGGCTTTGGAGAACTCAGGAGAGAGTTACCAGTTGCTCCTCTGTTTCGTCAGACAAAGGAAGAGCCTTTCTATTCTCTATCTATGGCGGATGCTCAGGGAGATGATCTAGCTGAATCGCTACAGAGTCTGTTCACGAATATATCATCCATGGTGAAATCCGAGCTCCAG GGAACGAACAATCAGATGGATCTGTTGGAGAAGATGAACGTGAGAGTTGCGGCCGAGTACGATGATTTGGGTGACGTGGCGGCTGGGCTCAGAGTTTTTGCGGAGCAGATGAAGTTGAAAAGTGGCGGCTTTGATGAGTTCGTGGGACAGATGGACGCGATCGAGAAACAAGTGTCCGAGTTTGAAGCTGTCGTCTCTGTTCTTGATAGGTACGTCTCTGTCCTCGAATCCAATATTCGAGCCTGA
- the LOC106348803 gene encoding ER membrane protein complex subunit 6, with amino-acid sequence MGSSEKRSKDVVMSDIPTFSAENFQKNLKVIQNSRTFLSIIAGVLAGIIGFTGLTGFLFYFVVMLITSLGLMAKAGFSADVYFDSWNRVLFDGFLGGLMSFVLFWTFAYDLVHIF; translated from the exons ATGGGTTCATCTGAGAAGAGATCAAAGGATGTCGTCATGAGTGACATACCAACCTTCAGTGCTGAGAATTTTCAGAAGAACCTCAAAGTCATTCAGAACAG CCGGACCTTTCTGTCTATTATTGCTGGAGTCCTTGCAGGAATAATCGGATTCACTGGCTTGACCGGCTTTCTGTTTTACTTTGTGGTGATGCTGATCACATCACTTGGGCTCATGGCCAAGGCAGGCTTCTCAGCTGACGTGTACTTTGATTCATGGAACCGGGTCCTTTTTGATGGCTTCCTTGGTGGCCTTATG TCCTTTGTGCTCTTCTGGAC ATTTGCTTACGACTTGGTGCACATTTTCTGA